TCTAAAATGCAGTTTATATAATCGTATTTTTGGATGTAATATGATGGAATTTAGCTAAGACGTCAAAATAAGTTGAGAAAAAAACGACAAaattattactttattaatgtaaaaatcaattttgtgGTAGGAGTTGCGCTACCAGTTTTTAAGATGAGCTTGTGAGTAGTATTGTGTTGAAAATAACACTTTCAATACTTTTATCACCCATCAAAAAACAGTCCTAGCCATTTACACTAAGATCGTTTCTGAAATTAGCAATGATGGCGATAACAAACTAGGTGCCGAGTCTTGAACAGGCAACAAAGAGTCAGACAAAACACCAGCATCGTTTTGGAAAATATTGTCACACTACCACAAGTGAGATTGTAGTGAAGAACTTTGTTAGGTCTCGAACTTTGGCTCTTGTTTGACGGCGAAATCCGCAGCCTCCTCGTCAGCCACATCACTGTTTACAACCAACAGACCAGCCAAGATTGAGAAGAAACAGTCTAGTCATTAACCACATATTACCAGATTAAAGATCTGTCTACAAACCTGTCTGCTGCTTCTGATTTGGGAATCATTGTGATCTTCTTGGACGTAAAATGTTCAAGAAAATGAGACAACTTCTTTTCTTGGCATAACTCGTATAGATGGTTCAAGAACTCATTGAACTGCTTTGGCTCCTGAACACATATGTAAGAACAAATCCATGACAAGGAGTTTTAAGCACATATGTAAGAATAAATGAGACAGGAAGAGGAGATGAGACCTGTTCCAAGACGCAGCATTTACGTAAAGAGAGCAAACATTCCAATGCTTTATCACCTTCATCGGTGGTACTATCTTCCACCAGCTTCACTATCCGTTTTTTCATCTCACTGATTGCTTTATCAGTCCAATCACTGCCATCTCTACGAGACATCATAgcttcaaaattttgaaccggGTTTGCATCTCCAACTGTGTCAATACtgttctcattggcattataaGTAATCATGCGATTGTCTTCATCATCTGAACCAGATGGCTTATCCCTTAACAATCTCTTAGAAGCCTTTCTCAACTGCAAGCAAAAGTCATGTGAAAGAATCAAGAATGATGGATAACTCATGTTACTTGCTGAAAGCTGGTGAACGAACAaacctttgggttctctttcaCTTCAAAACTTCCACTAAAAGAATCCATTATAGATTTATTGCTGGAAGAGAGTTCTGGATCCTGCTCCATAATCCTCTTGAAAGCTTCATTCATTGGAGGTAAAGCAGCGTCCGTGGATTTTGATTTCAACTCGAGGTATTCATAAAAGCGCTGATAACATATAATCTTTCATCAGAAGGAGTTTTGAATACAACAAACAGTCAAAAGCAGAAAAGAAATGGTTTTACCTGCAGAACTGGGTTAGGAGTAAGCTCAGGCTTTAGCACTTCCTCTTTAGGAGAAGGTGCAAGGTCAAGCATCTTAACCAAGTTATCAGCCACCGCTTGCTGTTGCTCATCAGGCTTCAACGACGCAGGAAATCTACTGAAAGAAGGAAACGGAAACTCGCGGACATCCTCGGCGAAAGGCAGCACGTTGAAGTAGAAAGAATCAGgctgcccaaaaaaaaaagagagtagtAAAATAATCATCAGCAAGATAGCTAGATTCAAGTTAATAACTTACGGTGTCATCTCGTTCAGACACATTCGGAGTGAGGACCCCAACAACTACATTCCCTTGTCCGTTTCTCCAGACACAACGTACAATTGCCACCTTGTTTGTTTGCCTCATTTCTCTTGCAAGCGCAGAGACTGCAATCACAGATTTTTCTTTGCTCGGGTCTGGAACAACTATGTTCACGTCTTTCATGTAATAATGTCTgttgaaaacataaattaacAATTCTCTCAACTGAAAACAACCAAAGAGTTTACAGACAAAACCATAAATATATGTCTTACCGGAGTATGTTTGATGCATCAGTGAATCCAAGAAGCTTCATGCCCTTTTCAGTTTTGAACTTGAGTGTTTCCATCTCATCCGGTGAGATAGGAATGACATGAGGTCCATAGCGAAAGCCCTTGATCCTTTCTtctggagcaagaacttcactaGTCTCTGCGGTAACTTTATAATCATAATCGATCTTCACTTCGTGTTTAGCAAACTTGTCACTTGGAGGGGCCTTGTCAGAATACATTTTTAGCGTAGGAAGTCTCTCCTCAGCGACTTTCTTATAAACCCACACCTGCAATATCCAAAGTCCAAATTCAACATCTCTCAAATAATAGTTAAATAGACTAATAAGTGTTACCTTGATCTTCATTGATGCGTTAATCTCAAGATCACCTCTGAACAAAGTAACAGGAGCAACTCTCCGGGTCTTTAAGGAACCTAGCAGTGAGAGTGGACTCTCAACATACACTGTTTTCGCAATGGCGTTGGTGGAGAACAAAGTCAACAAATGATCATTCTCCTCTATTATCCTCTCATCAACATCACCGCTTGCATCAGCCCTCATAACAATGCTTTCCATCTTTATACCCTCTGCAGCCATTTTCACAGCAATGGTACTGACTTGCTCATCTTTGGTCCCTTCAAATGGATCTTTGGTAGGACAAGCTGCATTGGTGATGAGACACAACCGCTTTTTCCCTTTTTGCCCAGCACCATACATCTTTATAAGCATATCCATCCCAACAATCAAAGCATCAAGAACTGGAGCCAGTTAAAGAACCAAgtttataacaaaacaaaagattaaGCTTTTTAAACTGGGTATAGTAAGTAGGATACAGTCGCCAGCTACAGGTCCTCGAGGGAGACGCTTTACAAGATCAACCACGAGTTCATCAACAACTTTGATGTTCCTTAACACCTTAATGTTCTCATATCCACCTATGTCCCTAGCAAGCTCATTTTCGGTTTCTGCAGACAGAGATCACATGAAACAACAATCGCTAATAGTTAATAATGCTCCTCCTAGAAAGACCCAAATCAACTTAACATATGCCTCAATAACACTTGTGGATAAAaaaagtatagagagagagggaCCTTGAGTTCCAAAGACAACAATTCCAACTTCATCAAACTTGTTGTAAATCAACTGCAACAACACACAAAACCAAAGACAATAAAGACCCtataacacaaacaaaaaagagtAATAATTTGAGAGTGAAATGAGAAAGGAATCTTATTCACCTTCTTTTGCATGAGCAAAGAACATGTCTTTTCGACATCAGGGAGTACACTATGCATGGCAGGGCCTATATCCACCAACAAAACCAAACCCTCCTGTTTCCAACAACACACACAGCTTTCgttattaaaactcaaaatcACACTTTTGGAGATGATATCATCAGTTAAAAAGATagcaattaatttttatttgacaaAGGTTAAAAAAACATGAGTTGGCGAAGTAGATATTTCATGGATTGATTCTGAAGAAAGACAGACAAAATCACGATAAGGAAGAAGTAAGAATCGAGAAAAGTTCCTACCCGGTTACGCGCCATTGACAACCTACTGCTTTAAAAATGGAGGTgaagacgacgaagaagaattgaagaagacgacaattttctttttcttttgggttgaaactttttttttttgatcaaattggGTTGAAACTAAAAATGAAACTGAGTTGACTGAAAAAGGGGCGAGATATGCCCATTGGGCCGAAATATTCCACTTAAAGGCCTATAACGActaatttaaagattataataGTTTTGCATTGAACAACAAtttcagataaaaatatattaattttttttttctaaatctaaaataacatttcaaatcactatttcatcaaaatttcaaatattttaactaaaaaaacttttGGGTGATGCAATGTAAGCTTTAAATAGATGAACAATATGCAATATGCAAGGTCGGCTAATATAGGGATCATGATCAGTTAATATAGAGAGACAAGAGGTGACCGAATTTAGATCTGTTTCTCTCCGTATTTAGATAATTAAAAggtctaatttttttaacatatacatatttatatagaaaatctaaatatttattaaatttggttGAAAATGGAccctaaaatattttacaacatattttgttatcacaaaatttataaagatgttgatgataaaaaatgtaaatatattttaattttaaataaacataaatatcaggaggttaaaaaaaaatttctagggACCAAAATAAATGTTGAGCCGGCCTTATATGtataatcaaaattattaaCAGATCAGATATTACAATTTAAGCATAAACAATACGCAAACTATGTACGTACTTTAGGTTGCTGTTTTTGGTTCACTTTTGTAATATTGACAATTGTTGTCCATGTAGTACATGTCTCGAGAAAACGACTTTTAGACACATTGACTAGAGGATTTAGAtgcttaaatttatatataactaggtgttttgtccgCACATGCATGCATAAAAAGTTTATAATtacttatctatattattattgagaagtgaatttgctgATTTGTCATGCTTCCAATAATTTTAGGTTTAGTCATATTTTATGCTCAGTTATTAGtccaaataaataatattagtgATTTAGATGATAATTTATCATTATCTTAtgcataattaaaaaaaatagctcTCCGGaaagaaaaagaccaaaatatcttttttattttcaaatttttaatatttattttttgtttttttttaattttgaaacccTATTCTCAAAATATCACTCATTAACTATAAATTCTAAGTATAGATTAGGGGTCCGATTGGGGGTGACTGTGAAAATTTTGACTGTTTATAAAAGTTGGCTTTTAAAATTGTGGCTTTAGAAACATTAAGGCTTTGATTGGTGACATGAGTTACCATTGATTAAGTTTGAGTTAAGGGTGTAATTCAAAAATGTTACCATTCATgagttacttttatttttttgagttAGTGTTCGAGTTACAATGTATTATATATGAGTTACAATTTTGAGTTAATCCTTTGAAAAAATTGATAACTCAAGTCTTAACTCAACATCAAACAAAATGCCATGTATTAGAA
The sequence above is drawn from the Brassica napus cultivar Da-Ae chromosome A8, Da-Ae, whole genome shotgun sequence genome and encodes:
- the LOC106429361 gene encoding ATP-dependent DNA helicase 2 subunit KU80, giving the protein MARNREGLVLLVDIGPAMHSVLPDVEKTCSLLMQKKLIYNKFDEVGIVVFGTQETENELARDIGGYENIKVLRNIKVVDELVVDLVKRLPRGPVAGDFLDALIVGMDMLIKMYGAGQKGKKRLCLITNAACPTKDPFEGTKDEQVSTIAVKMAAEGIKMESIVMRADASGDVDERIIEENDHLLTLFSTNAIAKTVYVESPLSLLGSLKTRRVAPVTLFRGDLEINASMKIKVWVYKKVAEERLPTLKMYSDKAPPSDKFAKHEVKIDYDYKVTAETSEVLAPEERIKGFRYGPHVIPISPDEMETLKFKTEKGMKLLGFTDASNILRHYYMKDVNIVVPDPSKEKSVIAVSALAREMRQTNKVAIVRCVWRNGQGNVVVGVLTPNVSERDDTPDSFYFNVLPFAEDVREFPFPSFSRFPASLKPDEQQQAVADNLVKMLDLAPSPKEEVLKPELTPNPVLQRFYEYLELKSKSTDAALPPMNEAFKRIMEQDPELSSSNKSIMDSFSGSFEVKENPKLRKASKRLLRDKPSGSDDEDNRMITYNANENSIDTVGDANPVQNFEAMMSRRDGSDWTDKAISEMKKRIVKLVEDSTTDEGDKALECLLSLRKCCVLEQEPKQFNEFLNHLYELCQEKKLSHFLEHFTSKKITMIPKSEAADSDVADEEAADFAVKQEPKFET